In Erythrobacter sp. F6033, a single genomic region encodes these proteins:
- a CDS encoding alpha/beta hydrolase, producing the protein MADTERELDLEIVSASWRSLSDVEAYDSMMNAWERKFSATRNEPRVPMIDGVLRRQLASIEELLLEDRAAVRIEDPLEAAVSQTPAPAMVLSPDGLVTALNEGASEYFGIQHGLRAGTDWVRDDSLADFRAVRESGLGKGNVDYAIIRTIVGDSEGSLAEVYQLKSSEAVSPFTVVRSLELEWLPGVTKALKKVFAFTQAEADISRLLFVHRDLRSVADQRGVTLETLRTQVKRILGKAEVHSKAELIRLFALLCARAAFQQERTDLTWSDPLGREKLLTRRDGRKLAYSWMGAENGRPILFVAGQTSFSFLPEAMCRELEEREIKLISPSLPGHGNTDPVTHHDQLVDGCDAIEELCEALNLNSIPAITSRGGQFYLIYLALTRPDLVSSLLCVSLPWSISPNRRESLPWMQHTFFKLALEAPAAFDVVCRLGYRMVKQRGPDFYLTRGYNDSGVDGETIAHPEIKPLLRAAIRHVVAQGYMAFKREQEMCAKSPISEWVSKLQVPIHWLVPGQIGSIDDSDLAHIRGLNSLISVEVVPGAGELLPYQLPELFVERVSEMVNEDPASTLAMHDPTRRS; encoded by the coding sequence ATGGCTGACACCGAACGCGAACTCGATCTTGAAATCGTCTCGGCCTCCTGGCGTTCGCTCAGCGACGTCGAGGCTTACGATTCGATGATGAATGCTTGGGAGCGCAAGTTTTCAGCGACGCGCAATGAGCCTCGCGTTCCGATGATCGATGGCGTGCTTAGACGCCAGCTCGCCTCAATCGAAGAGCTCTTGCTCGAAGATCGGGCGGCAGTTCGGATTGAGGACCCTCTCGAGGCCGCAGTCTCACAAACTCCCGCACCGGCAATGGTTCTCTCTCCTGATGGCCTTGTCACCGCACTCAATGAAGGCGCATCAGAATACTTCGGGATACAGCACGGCCTTAGAGCTGGGACTGACTGGGTTCGCGATGATTCATTGGCCGATTTCCGCGCGGTCCGCGAGAGCGGACTGGGGAAAGGCAATGTCGATTACGCAATTATCCGAACAATCGTAGGCGACAGTGAAGGTTCGCTGGCCGAAGTCTATCAGCTCAAATCCTCAGAGGCCGTGTCACCCTTTACCGTGGTACGCTCCTTAGAGCTCGAATGGCTGCCGGGGGTGACGAAGGCGCTCAAAAAGGTCTTTGCGTTCACTCAGGCCGAAGCGGATATAAGCCGCCTGCTGTTCGTCCATCGGGATTTGCGGTCGGTCGCTGATCAGCGAGGAGTAACCCTTGAGACTTTGCGCACGCAGGTGAAACGCATTCTGGGCAAGGCAGAGGTCCATTCCAAAGCTGAGCTAATCCGGCTGTTCGCGTTGCTGTGCGCGCGCGCCGCCTTTCAACAGGAGCGCACCGATCTTACCTGGTCAGATCCGCTCGGTCGTGAGAAGCTGCTCACGCGGCGCGATGGCCGCAAACTTGCGTATAGCTGGATGGGGGCAGAAAACGGACGCCCGATATTGTTCGTTGCGGGTCAAACATCGTTTTCGTTCCTGCCCGAGGCCATGTGCCGCGAGCTTGAGGAGCGCGAGATAAAGCTCATCTCGCCCTCGCTTCCAGGGCATGGCAACACTGATCCGGTTACGCATCATGACCAGCTTGTCGATGGATGCGACGCAATCGAAGAATTGTGCGAAGCGCTGAATCTGAACTCGATTCCGGCGATCACTAGCCGCGGTGGGCAATTCTATCTGATCTATCTCGCGCTGACACGGCCCGACCTGGTGTCCTCACTACTATGTGTAAGTCTTCCGTGGAGCATATCGCCAAATCGTCGGGAAAGCCTTCCGTGGATGCAGCACACCTTCTTCAAGCTTGCGCTGGAAGCGCCCGCTGCATTCGATGTCGTCTGCAGGTTAGGATACCGGATGGTCAAGCAGCGCGGACCCGACTTCTACCTGACACGTGGTTACAACGATTCCGGCGTGGATGGCGAGACGATTGCACATCCCGAGATCAAGCCGCTTTTGCGCGCCGCAATCCGGCATGTTGTCGCGCAGGGCTATATGGCGTTCAAACGCGAGCAGGAAATGTGCGCAAAAAGTCCGATTTCGGAATGGGTGAGCAAGCTTCAGGTTCCGATCCACTGGCTCGTGCCAGGGCAAATCGGATCAATTGATGATAGCGACCTTGCTCATATCCGTGGGCTCAATTCGTTGATTTCGGTCGAGGTTGTTCCGGGCGCTGGTGAGCTGCTGCCGTATCAGTTGCCAGAGCTGTTTGTCGAGCGCGTCAGCGAGATGGTGAACGAAGACCCAGCAAGCACGCTCGCGATGCACGATCCAACCCGCCGCAGTTGA
- a CDS encoding site-specific integrase, translated as MAKLTKRQIDALEPTEKDYFVWDTELSGLGIRVFPTGRKQFVLQYRYGKISRRMSLGRFGAVTPDQARGLALEALVKIRQDVDPQREKQERRQAVTVHELALRFDEEHIAVRLKASTAKEYRRNLDLFILPAIGRLRVIDVTRADIAKYHHDWRHRPYQANRNIEIISKMFNLAELWGLRPDGTNPRKHIKKYPEKKRERYFSAAELQAIGRVLGEMEEERIELPSAIAAVRLLLFTGCRLGEILTLRWEHVDMAEHALRLPDSKTGAKVVHLGSAALDVLQSIERLENNEFVIAGRNPGAHLTDLQPFWQRLRGRAGLKNARIHDLRHTFASVAVSNGQSLQMIGKLLGHTQVQTTARYAHLANQPVLQAANDVSAIINEQLKKQV; from the coding sequence ATGGCAAAACTTACGAAGCGTCAAATCGATGCGCTTGAACCAACCGAGAAGGACTACTTCGTCTGGGACACTGAGCTCTCGGGGCTAGGTATCCGTGTCTTTCCAACTGGACGCAAGCAATTCGTCTTGCAGTATCGATACGGAAAGATCTCACGAAGAATGAGCCTTGGTCGGTTCGGCGCAGTAACACCTGACCAGGCGCGCGGATTGGCGTTGGAAGCCTTGGTGAAGATCAGACAAGATGTAGATCCGCAGCGTGAAAAGCAGGAGCGCAGGCAAGCTGTGACCGTCCACGAGCTCGCCCTGCGGTTCGATGAAGAACATATTGCAGTTCGACTGAAAGCAAGCACAGCGAAGGAATATCGGCGCAACTTAGACTTGTTCATTCTCCCGGCAATCGGGCGCCTTCGCGTGATCGATGTGACGCGTGCAGACATAGCCAAGTATCATCACGACTGGCGTCACCGGCCCTACCAAGCAAACCGGAACATCGAGATCATCTCTAAAATGTTCAACCTCGCTGAGCTTTGGGGCCTTCGGCCTGATGGAACCAATCCGCGCAAACACATCAAGAAGTATCCAGAAAAGAAACGCGAGCGCTACTTCTCAGCAGCAGAGCTGCAAGCCATTGGTCGGGTGCTTGGAGAGATGGAAGAGGAGCGGATCGAGCTGCCGTCAGCGATTGCCGCCGTCCGCCTTTTGCTCTTCACAGGCTGTCGGCTAGGCGAAATCTTGACGCTTCGGTGGGAGCACGTGGATATGGCAGAGCATGCCTTACGCTTACCGGACTCTAAGACTGGGGCGAAAGTCGTTCATCTTGGATCAGCGGCACTCGACGTCCTGCAGTCCATTGAGAGACTTGAGAACAACGAGTTCGTTATCGCTGGTCGCAACCCTGGTGCCCATCTTACGGATCTCCAGCCGTTCTGGCAGCGACTACGGGGTCGTGCGGGGCTCAAGAATGCCCGTATCCATGACCTTCGCCACACATTCGCATCGGTCGCGGTGAGTAACGGTCAAAGCCTGCAAATGATCGGCAAGCTTCTTGGGCACACCCAAGTCCAGACAACAGCACGCTACGCGCATCTTGCCAACCAGCCAGTCTTGCAGGCTGCAAATGATGTGTCGGCAATTATCAATGAACAACTGAAAAAGCAGGTTTAG
- a CDS encoding tyrosine-type recombinase/integrase, which yields MTYSHFDPAAQNRVPWNFGAKIGPKRPFNQKQIWAIRFFLDREERIRDRALFDLAIDSKLRGCDLVELKIGDLVSGPEIRTRATISQRKTGRPVQFEIASDARASLFAWLELRGGDVEDFVFPSRVDQTRHLSTRQYARLVDEWVEAIGLRPEEYGTHSLRRTKASIIYKATGNVRAIQILLGHSKIENTVRYLGVDIEDALTLAEKTEI from the coding sequence ATGACCTACTCACACTTCGATCCCGCTGCGCAGAACAGGGTGCCATGGAACTTTGGAGCGAAGATAGGCCCCAAACGGCCCTTCAATCAAAAACAGATTTGGGCCATCCGTTTCTTCCTAGATCGGGAGGAGCGCATTCGAGATCGCGCGCTGTTTGACTTGGCTATCGATAGCAAGCTGCGAGGCTGTGATCTGGTTGAGCTGAAAATCGGCGACTTGGTAAGTGGGCCAGAGATCAGAACGCGAGCAACAATTAGCCAGCGCAAGACAGGTCGGCCAGTTCAGTTTGAGATTGCGTCAGACGCGCGTGCAAGCCTGTTCGCCTGGCTGGAGCTTAGAGGAGGTGACGTCGAGGACTTCGTCTTCCCGAGCCGAGTTGATCAAACCCGTCACTTGAGCACACGACAATACGCTCGGCTTGTCGATGAGTGGGTTGAGGCGATTGGCCTACGACCCGAAGAATACGGGACACATTCGCTTCGCCGAACCAAGGCTTCAATCATCTACAAAGCCACAGGCAACGTCCGGGCAATCCAAATTCTCCTCGGTCATTCCAAGATCGAGAATACGGTTCGATACTTAGGCGTCGACATAGAAGACGCTCTGACGCTTGCGGAAAAAACAGAGATCTGA
- a CDS encoding excisionase family DNA-binding protein encodes MAALAVDMSELDQPSAEDIDAARVAARAFSKLDQSKAISFKPESEDITEPITIPANIFRTIITMLVEMGNGNAVAVVPVSAELTTQQAADLLNVSRPHLVKLLKEEQLPYRMVGTHRKLLGKDVLNYRDKIVAERRAALTKMAELDEELGLIDDERVGEES; translated from the coding sequence ATGGCAGCATTAGCTGTAGACATGAGTGAACTGGACCAGCCTAGCGCCGAAGACATTGACGCTGCGCGTGTGGCTGCTCGCGCATTTTCCAAGCTGGATCAAAGTAAGGCGATTAGTTTCAAGCCTGAATCGGAGGACATTACCGAACCAATCACAATTCCTGCCAACATATTTCGAACCATCATCACGATGCTGGTCGAGATGGGTAATGGTAATGCAGTTGCGGTGGTGCCGGTGAGCGCTGAGCTTACGACACAACAGGCAGCAGACCTATTGAATGTCTCTCGCCCACACTTGGTGAAGCTCCTGAAGGAAGAGCAACTGCCATACCGAATGGTTGGCACGCACAGAAAACTGCTCGGCAAAGATGTTCTGAATTATCGGGACAAGATTGTGGCAGAGCGGCGCGCGGCTCTCACGAAGATGGCCGAGTTGGACGAAGAACTAGGCCTCATAGACGACGAACGCGTCGGGGAAGAGAGCTGA
- a CDS encoding PIN domain-containing protein — protein MLVGRYSALLDTNVLHPAFLRGALLWFADERLLRPVWSKDILAEWRRSVLRRHKDLDEDKLLELQSIFTRQFPDAEVTNYQSFIDGLELHDPNDRHVLAAAIVGRCNGIVTANLKDFPQATLDKYGLEAVHPDTFIVNIIDLDQDKALGACRRHRQAMTKSKPTVEQFLERYEAAGLIQAHQRLSKHKELL, from the coding sequence ATGCTAGTGGGGCGCTATTCTGCACTCCTGGACACAAATGTTTTGCATCCTGCGTTCCTGCGGGGGGCACTTCTTTGGTTTGCGGACGAGCGCCTCCTGAGACCAGTTTGGTCCAAAGACATACTAGCTGAGTGGCGGCGGAGCGTGCTTCGCCGTCACAAGGACTTGGACGAAGATAAGCTCCTGGAGCTTCAATCGATCTTCACAAGACAATTCCCTGATGCTGAAGTAACCAACTATCAGAGCTTCATCGATGGCCTTGAACTACATGACCCCAATGATCGTCACGTTCTGGCCGCCGCAATTGTTGGGCGATGCAATGGAATCGTCACAGCGAACCTCAAAGACTTTCCGCAAGCAACCTTAGACAAGTATGGTCTAGAAGCGGTACATCCAGACACATTTATTGTAAATATCATAGACTTGGATCAGGACAAGGCCCTTGGCGCGTGCAGGCGCCATAGGCAAGCAATGACGAAATCCAAACCCACGGTAGAACAATTTCTTGAAAGATATGAGGCCGCCGGTCTCATCCAAGCTCACCAGCGGCTGAGCAAACATAAGGAGCTACTATAA
- a CDS encoding DUF2235 domain-containing protein, which yields MTKNILIFADGTGQIGGMRPDQKLSNVYKMYRAMRPGPSSPIPTSRQVAYYDPGLGAGEQSGSTWGRVQRILEQAVGVGIEENMIDCYAKILSHYKSGDRIILIGFSRGAYTVRALANVMNLCGIPTQLPDGLPLPKSGPMLRAIAREAVNEVYSHGTGKPRGHEQYMPERETKGKRFRAKYGSQPEHGEDVQGNVQPHFIGVFDTVAALQNSAVTWIFRVTFWSLLMAAAAAFFWDWATLTKAILVGGVVGTAVFYIRTFLSQIRFYEPNPDHPLKWWNPTHWPALYRHTHRAYWDKKNYDRWLDGDVGFARHALSIDENRADFPRVKWASQSEVAKNADKEPRWLDQVWFAGCHSDVGGSYAEDESRLSDIALGWMVEELKACVPDIQINEGQLVRNPDPLGLQHEEASMLQFGPINIPWKVAPREVEEQFRLHPSVLNRLEATTAPHPNCTASYRPPQLAKHPQAAAFYCPDDQS from the coding sequence ATGACAAAAAACATTCTGATCTTCGCCGACGGCACCGGCCAAATCGGAGGAATGCGCCCGGATCAAAAGCTATCGAACGTGTACAAGATGTACCGTGCGATGCGGCCCGGCCCTTCCTCACCGATCCCTACCTCAAGGCAAGTCGCATATTACGACCCAGGCTTGGGCGCAGGCGAACAGTCCGGCTCAACGTGGGGCCGAGTGCAGAGGATTCTTGAGCAGGCAGTCGGGGTCGGAATCGAAGAAAACATGATCGACTGTTATGCAAAGATACTCTCACACTACAAAAGTGGTGATCGGATCATCCTAATCGGCTTCTCACGCGGTGCTTACACCGTTCGTGCATTGGCAAACGTGATGAACCTGTGCGGTATACCAACACAATTGCCAGACGGCTTGCCTCTACCAAAGTCTGGTCCGATGCTGCGCGCGATCGCTCGCGAGGCAGTAAATGAAGTTTACAGCCACGGGACCGGAAAACCTCGGGGCCACGAGCAGTACATGCCGGAACGCGAAACCAAAGGAAAGCGCTTCCGCGCCAAATACGGTAGCCAGCCAGAGCATGGCGAGGATGTGCAAGGCAACGTCCAGCCGCACTTCATCGGAGTCTTCGATACGGTGGCCGCACTCCAAAATTCGGCGGTAACCTGGATCTTTCGAGTGACCTTCTGGAGTTTGCTCATGGCTGCGGCCGCAGCATTCTTTTGGGATTGGGCTACACTGACGAAAGCTATTCTGGTCGGCGGTGTTGTGGGCACAGCGGTCTTCTACATTCGCACATTCCTATCTCAGATTCGATTTTACGAGCCTAATCCTGACCACCCGTTGAAATGGTGGAACCCGACGCACTGGCCAGCTCTTTATAGGCACACACATCGCGCATATTGGGACAAGAAGAACTACGATCGCTGGCTTGACGGCGATGTGGGGTTCGCGCGTCACGCACTTTCGATCGACGAAAATCGCGCTGATTTTCCACGCGTTAAGTGGGCTTCACAAAGCGAAGTGGCGAAGAACGCCGATAAGGAACCGCGCTGGCTCGACCAGGTGTGGTTTGCGGGATGCCATAGCGATGTTGGCGGAAGCTATGCAGAAGACGAGTCTCGGCTGAGTGACATTGCATTGGGCTGGATGGTGGAGGAGCTGAAGGCCTGCGTACCTGACATTCAGATCAACGAAGGCCAACTGGTAAGGAACCCCGACCCTCTCGGCCTTCAGCACGAGGAAGCGTCTATGCTTCAATTCGGACCGATCAATATCCCTTGGAAAGTTGCCCCGCGAGAGGTGGAAGAGCAATTCCGCCTTCATCCTTCTGTGTTGAATCGCCTCGAGGCAACAACTGCCCCGCATCCGAATTGCACAGCTTCATATCGTCCACCACAATTGGCAAAGCACCCTCAGGCCGCAGCGTTTTATTGCCCCGACGATCAAAGCTAA
- a CDS encoding helix-turn-helix domain-containing protein codes for MAKEPRTFFTTNELADRWRISPRTLEGWRDKGIGPTFTRIGNRVRYHISVIERAEHDWSSVDPAHF; via the coding sequence ATGGCGAAAGAGCCAAGAACGTTCTTCACCACCAATGAGTTGGCGGACCGCTGGCGAATAAGCCCTCGTACGCTAGAGGGTTGGCGTGACAAAGGTATTGGTCCGACCTTCACACGAATTGGCAATCGGGTCCGATATCACATCAGTGTGATCGAGCGCGCTGAGCACGATTGGTCGTCAGTCGACCCCGCACACTTCTGA
- a CDS encoding TonB-dependent receptor, translating to MAAPAYAQSADEEQATVADGEETENTIVVTGFRRSLADALEEKRSSGNIVDGINAEDIGKSSDQNIAEALQRVTGVSIDRADGEGTTVTVRGVDANLNNVTLNGVTVTNAAGDVRNGSAGQAVDFSAFSSDLLSRIEVAKTASADDNEGSLGATIRLKTFKPLAVRKDRRVIDLQARYSPFADESFNVGDDVFGGDYRFNVAFSEKLANDTLGISLVATSEKNSGRRDALNIPRYEATNNIRDPFVNGAGQELLTGGITNIETGQLEFSGPNPEDQLRVLLPFEVAYQQQFFETTRNSLTGSIQWKPSSRTDVQLDATYTHTNRVRSNDQIAIRAAPQFFPLWQGTENFYDPENSTLLNYRATSNGFGPGNARNPGYIRPVTEFEDIDEETFVLGFNIEHEAGDFTFNFSGGHSDSKGRDNDYIFATAQIENQAGGPNPQTPDNNSFNGFRQRPGLTKGFDCIPGQICSIFLSDTVANRTLGGTNEANPDLAIIDDAFEFDIGSINSRDRAIDDTASSLFFDVDWDADIGPFTTIEAGFKWEDRNRVQRQTNSFLSRFDFSTPRADIRPFVTGGQALTNGFGERIGLPRDSITDGIVQFDPFLLRTALQAERGDAGITSPDGRDFRDLGLEVYGGYLLANFELANGRVFGDIGARWVKTNVDVAGGSLPSPSFLQFANRPENLEFFGFFGAGDPNNTATLAEAQAAIVNVLGADLLDRNDPGFVDLEAVDASDTFSYDNFLPSLNVNWLAAEDLVIRFAASRTMARPNIDRLRPNFLFNENTFANSFASSGNPQLRPFLSDNLDLSVEWYFDKNSLFSVALYNKNIKDAERTASETFYIRDFRNLLFDGNGVFDPNSGFEPSASSLLLPFTPNAQPLDQCLPNRVLDLSLSDPNMLRECELVQFNRPINAANAFVRGAEVSLQHNFTYLPGLLSGLGFIANYTYADSEVEEQTITDVLGNDTTFRAAPLPNTSRHTFNVTGFYEKDGVQLRVAYNTRSDFLRSSAPELGGTRRYSEGVDSLDVSGGLQITDYLAFNFQAVNLLDSVRRDYAVLEADQAVPNAIAGEDLSLGGAPNDRTLLVANTGRIYRFGLRFTF from the coding sequence ATGGCAGCGCCAGCATACGCCCAAAGCGCGGATGAAGAACAGGCGACTGTTGCCGACGGAGAGGAAACAGAAAACACGATTGTTGTTACCGGTTTCCGTCGTTCGCTGGCGGACGCTCTCGAAGAGAAGCGCTCATCGGGCAATATCGTAGACGGTATCAACGCCGAGGATATCGGCAAATCATCAGACCAGAACATCGCCGAAGCTCTTCAGCGCGTCACCGGTGTTTCGATTGACCGCGCAGACGGCGAAGGCACGACTGTTACCGTCCGCGGTGTCGATGCGAACCTCAACAACGTCACTCTAAACGGCGTAACTGTTACGAACGCAGCTGGCGATGTCCGCAATGGCAGCGCGGGACAGGCTGTCGATTTTAGCGCGTTCAGCTCGGATCTCTTGTCGCGTATCGAAGTGGCAAAGACCGCAAGTGCGGACGACAATGAAGGTAGTCTCGGCGCTACAATTCGGCTGAAGACATTCAAGCCGCTTGCTGTTCGGAAAGATCGCCGGGTCATTGATCTTCAAGCCCGCTATTCACCGTTCGCAGACGAAAGCTTCAACGTCGGTGATGACGTGTTTGGCGGTGATTACCGTTTCAACGTAGCTTTCTCCGAGAAGCTTGCAAACGATACGCTGGGTATCTCTCTCGTAGCAACTTCCGAGAAAAACTCTGGTCGACGCGATGCACTCAACATCCCGCGCTACGAGGCCACCAACAACATTCGGGATCCGTTCGTGAACGGAGCAGGTCAAGAGCTTCTTACGGGCGGCATTACCAATATCGAGACAGGCCAACTTGAATTCAGTGGCCCAAATCCCGAAGACCAACTGCGTGTCCTTCTGCCGTTCGAAGTCGCGTATCAGCAGCAATTCTTTGAGACCACTCGCAACAGCTTGACTGGCTCGATCCAGTGGAAGCCTTCAAGCAGAACAGACGTTCAGCTCGACGCGACGTACACCCATACAAACCGTGTTCGCAGCAACGATCAAATTGCCATCCGTGCTGCGCCACAGTTTTTCCCTCTTTGGCAGGGTACCGAAAACTTCTACGATCCCGAAAATTCAACACTGTTGAACTATCGGGCTACTTCGAACGGGTTTGGCCCGGGTAACGCACGTAACCCAGGATACATTCGGCCGGTCACTGAATTCGAAGACATTGATGAGGAAACATTCGTACTCGGGTTCAATATCGAGCACGAGGCTGGTGATTTCACTTTCAATTTCTCTGGCGGTCATTCCGACAGTAAAGGGCGTGACAACGACTATATCTTTGCAACGGCACAAATCGAAAACCAGGCAGGCGGTCCAAACCCGCAAACGCCTGATAACAACTCCTTCAACGGTTTCCGCCAGCGTCCTGGGTTGACCAAGGGTTTTGATTGTATCCCCGGACAGATTTGCAGTATTTTCCTGAGCGACACGGTGGCAAACCGTACTCTGGGCGGTACCAACGAAGCCAACCCTGATCTCGCGATTATCGATGATGCTTTTGAGTTTGATATCGGTTCGATCAACTCACGTGACCGTGCAATTGACGACACCGCATCCTCGCTTTTCTTCGATGTCGATTGGGATGCAGATATCGGCCCATTCACGACGATTGAAGCTGGTTTCAAATGGGAAGATCGTAATCGCGTTCAACGTCAGACGAACAGCTTCCTAAGCCGGTTCGACTTCTCGACGCCGCGCGCAGACATTCGTCCATTCGTAACCGGTGGCCAAGCGCTTACAAATGGATTTGGTGAGCGTATCGGCTTGCCGCGCGACAGCATCACCGATGGTATCGTTCAATTTGATCCGTTTTTGCTTCGGACTGCGCTTCAGGCGGAACGCGGCGATGCAGGCATAACTTCGCCTGATGGCCGTGATTTCCGTGATCTGGGTCTTGAGGTTTACGGCGGATACTTGCTGGCGAACTTCGAACTGGCAAACGGTCGAGTCTTTGGTGATATCGGCGCGCGTTGGGTCAAGACGAACGTCGATGTTGCTGGTGGTTCACTGCCTTCACCAAGCTTCTTGCAATTCGCCAATCGTCCTGAAAACCTTGAATTCTTCGGCTTCTTCGGAGCTGGCGATCCCAACAACACGGCGACTCTGGCGGAAGCACAGGCTGCGATCGTAAACGTGCTCGGCGCGGACCTTCTGGACCGTAATGATCCTGGGTTTGTTGATCTCGAAGCAGTCGATGCATCTGACACCTTCAGTTACGATAACTTCTTGCCATCATTGAACGTCAATTGGCTGGCCGCAGAAGATCTGGTTATCCGTTTCGCTGCGTCGCGGACAATGGCGCGGCCAAACATCGACCGTCTGCGTCCGAACTTCCTCTTCAATGAGAACACTTTTGCGAACTCGTTCGCAAGCTCGGGCAACCCGCAGCTGAGGCCGTTCCTTTCGGACAACCTAGATCTTTCGGTTGAATGGTATTTCGACAAAAACTCGCTGTTCTCTGTCGCTCTCTACAACAAGAACATCAAGGATGCTGAACGTACTGCGTCTGAAACGTTCTACATTCGCGATTTCCGTAACCTGCTGTTCGACGGCAACGGTGTGTTTGACCCGAACAGCGGTTTCGAACCGTCGGCATCAAGCCTGCTGCTTCCGTTCACACCAAACGCTCAGCCTTTGGACCAGTGTTTGCCAAACCGCGTGCTTGATCTGTCACTCTCAGATCCGAACATGCTGCGTGAATGCGAACTTGTGCAGTTCAACCGTCCTATCAACGCGGCCAATGCCTTTGTTCGCGGTGCTGAGGTCTCGCTGCAGCACAACTTCACATACCTTCCTGGGTTGCTTAGCGGTCTTGGCTTCATCGCCAACTACACCTACGCAGATTCAGAGGTTGAAGAGCAGACGATCACCGACGTTCTCGGCAATGACACCACGTTCCGTGCTGCACCTTTGCCGAACACGTCGCGGCATACCTTCAACGTGACTGGTTTCTACGAGAAGGACGGTGTGCAGCTTCGCGTTGCTTATAACACTCGCTCTGACTTCCTTCGCTCGTCTGCTCCTGAGCTGGGCGGAACACGCCGTTACAGCGAGGGCGTTGATTCACTCGATGTATCGGGCGGTTTGCAGATCACTGACTATCTCGCGTTCAATTTCCAGGCAGTGAACTTGCTGGATTCTGTTCGTCGCGACTACGCTGTTCTGGAAGCTGACCAAGCTGTGCCTAACGCCATTGCGGGAGAAGACCTTTCACTTGGAGGTGCTCCCAATGATCGGACACTCTTGGTGGCGAACACCGGTCGCATCTATCGCTTCGGTCTTCGTTTCACCTTCTAA
- a CDS encoding mandelate racemase/muconate lactonizing enzyme family protein produces the protein MEIQTSDVTGSVMNGAGVAPDTNDSAQGRSLRVALGKIRITAIKSHVLQYDLDDELGYSQQYYTKRTAHLVEVQTDAGITGWGECFGGGAIAFANKTIVERVIAPMIVGDDALDREVIWHKVYNLLRDHGQKGMPIQSLSGVDIALWDIAGKAQGVPVWKLLGGAFRERIPAYGYGMMLQRKDDLAERFAAESARIKDAGFGAMKMKIGLGPKRDIQLVEAVRKSIGDDIDLMVDANHAYTTREAIPLGRALEELGVYWFEEPVAPEDRQGYRDLCTALDLNIAGGEAEFTRWGFRDLIEGRCVDILQPEVCALGGISEYQKVLALAQAHFVPVVNHVWGSAVAVGTNLHLLAALPDFPGAAHPVQPMLEYDTTPNRFREELLQEPLRINEQVAENGGTVAIPTAPGLGVDPDLKFIKHFEVN, from the coding sequence TTGGAAATTCAAACATCTGATGTGACAGGTAGTGTGATGAATGGAGCTGGTGTGGCTCCGGACACTAATGATAGCGCACAGGGGCGCAGCCTTCGCGTTGCACTCGGCAAGATACGTATCACGGCGATCAAAAGCCATGTGCTGCAATACGATCTCGATGATGAGCTCGGATATTCGCAGCAATATTACACGAAGCGCACCGCTCACCTTGTGGAAGTTCAGACGGATGCCGGAATTACCGGTTGGGGTGAGTGCTTTGGCGGCGGCGCAATCGCTTTTGCCAACAAGACAATCGTCGAGCGGGTCATTGCCCCTATGATCGTTGGTGACGATGCGCTGGACCGCGAAGTTATCTGGCACAAGGTGTATAATCTTCTCCGTGATCACGGGCAGAAGGGTATGCCGATCCAATCATTGTCAGGGGTTGATATCGCGCTTTGGGATATCGCCGGTAAAGCTCAGGGGGTTCCTGTCTGGAAGCTCCTTGGTGGGGCCTTCCGTGAGCGTATTCCAGCTTATGGCTATGGCATGATGCTGCAGCGCAAGGATGATCTCGCCGAACGTTTTGCAGCAGAGAGCGCCCGCATCAAGGATGCTGGCTTTGGCGCCATGAAGATGAAGATCGGTCTCGGACCGAAGCGCGATATTCAGCTTGTCGAGGCCGTGCGTAAATCGATCGGTGACGATATTGATCTCATGGTCGACGCCAATCACGCATACACCACCCGCGAGGCAATACCCTTGGGCCGAGCCCTGGAAGAGCTCGGTGTCTACTGGTTCGAAGAACCGGTCGCGCCTGAAGACCGCCAGGGCTACCGTGATCTGTGTACAGCGCTTGATCTCAATATCGCAGGCGGTGAGGCCGAATTCACCCGGTGGGGTTTCCGTGACCTGATTGAGGGGCGCTGCGTCGATATCCTTCAACCTGAAGTTTGCGCCCTTGGCGGGATAAGTGAGTACCAAAAGGTCTTGGCGCTTGCGCAGGCGCACTTCGTGCCGGTCGTCAATCACGTTTGGGGATCAGCGGTGGCGGTTGGGACCAACCTACACCTGCTGGCGGCACTGCCCGATTTCCCAGGCGCCGCGCATCCGGTCCAACCGATGCTCGAATATGACACGACGCCGAACCGTTTCCGCGAGGAGCTCCTTCAGGAGCCCCTTCGCATCAATGAACAAGTCGCTGAAAATGGGGGCACAGTGGCGATACCGACGGCGCCAGGGCTTGGCGTCGATCCAGACCTGAAATTCATCAAGCACTTCGAAGTCAATTGA